A region from the Eptesicus fuscus isolate TK198812 chromosome 1, DD_ASM_mEF_20220401, whole genome shotgun sequence genome encodes:
- the LOC103302176 gene encoding G-protein coupled receptor-associated sorting protein 2, which produces MTGAEIEPSAQAKPEKKVGEEVGGGAERENDVQMVVRPKVRNQTQAMPGARPKTESKAMNGARPKTESQAMSGARRKTEPQAMVGERPKTEARAVGGARPKTEAKAIPGARPKDEAQAWAQAEFGAEVMSQMEGMPQTNAAAWPLVSTESGSVAKPIALSVDRELVTMDPETFPGSQGQSGIQPWFGSEEETNTGSWCYPRPRAREEASNESGFWSADETSTMSSLWAGEEASVRSWPREETNTRSRHRAKHQPNPRSRPRSKQEPYIDSWSGSEEESGNPFCLWPGENTNNLFRPRVRDEANARSKLRTKKEDFFESESEDEYYNESWFLPEEIISRFRPRDKEEPNTVLKPRAQKDDNSNRVKHEPKFEEDVIIGSWFWAEKEAGVEAGASAICESVPGAEEGAIGGSLFWTEEKSSLGAVAREETRQESEEEAIFGSWFWDRDEACFDLNPNPVYRASSRFRDLAEEGINTASRPRTWEEVTVDYKPGPYRIGFPSPTSFRIPGEASSAFIELFEGKPNKAEGEDEESSPQANQLTFQCEPSYRSVREIREHLRTRESAEPESWSCSCIQCELKIGSGEFDELLLLMEKVRDPFIQEIYKIAMGTRSASQFTRDFIRDSGVVSLIETLLDYPTSRVRTKFLENMILMAPPYPHLNMIETFICQVCEETFAQGLDSPEQLLGLRLLRHLTMTTDYHTLVANFMSEFLSLLVTGDATTKFYVLKMLLNMSENPMVAKTLFSTKALSVFVGLFTLQESHENIQIVIKMFQNINTIMRNGTVALIVDFSPVPFMSAFHEFEKLAKALQTQIDNQNDPDGGQPN; this is translated from the coding sequence ATGACTGGGGCTGAGATTGAACCTAGTGCCCAGGCCAAGCCTGAAAAGAAGGTTGGAgaagaggttgggggtggggctgagagagagaatgatgtcCAGATGGTGGTCAGACCCAAGGTTAGGAACCAGACCCAGGCCATGCCTGGGGCAAGGCCCAAAACTGAGTCAAAGGCTATGAATGGGGCAAGGCCCAAAACTGAGTCCCAAGCAATGTCTGGGGCAAGACGCAAAACTGAACCACAGGCAATGGTTGGGGAAAGGCCCAAAACTGAAGCCAGAGCAGTAGGTGGGGCACGTCCTAAAACTGAGGCCAAGGCAATCCCTGGGGCAAGGCCCAAGGATGAAGCCCAGGCTTGGGCCCAGGCTGAATTTGGAGCTGAAGTAATGTCCCAAATGGAGGGCATGCCCCAAACCAATGCAGCAGCCTGGCCACTGGTCAGTACTGAGTCTGGATCAGTTGCTAAACCCATAGCCCTATCTGTAGATAGGGAACTGGTAACTATGGATCCTGAGACCTTTCCTGGCTCCCAGGGTCAGTCAGGAATTCAACCCTGGTTTGGATCAGAGGAGGAAACTAATACGGGGTCTTGGTGCtatcccaggcccagggccagagaggaagcatctaatgaatctggattctgGTCAGCGGATGAGACCTCTACAATGTCTTCTCTCTGGGCTGGAGAAGAGGCCAGTGTCAGATCATGGCCCAGGGAAGAGACCAATACCAGGTCCAGGCACCGGGCTAAACATCAGCCTAACCCCAGGTCTAGGCCCAGATCCAAGCAAGAACCCTAtattgattcctggtctgggtctGAGGAGGAGTCTGGCAACCCATTCTGCTTGTGGCCTGGAGAAAATACCAATAACTTGTTCAGACCCAGAGTCAGGGACGAGGCAAATGCTAGGTCCAAACTCAGGACAAAGAAAGAGGACTTTTTTGAATCCGAGTCTGAAGATGAGTACTATAATGAGTCTTGGTTTTTGCCTGAAGAGATCATTAGTAGATTCAGGCCCAGAGACAAGGAGGAGCCTAATACTGTCTTGAAGCCCAGGGCCCAGAAAGATGATAACAGTAATAGGGTCAAGCATGAGCCCAAGTTTGAGGAGGATGTCATCATTGGGTCCTGGTTCTGGGCAGAGAAAGAGGCTGGTGTGGAGGCTGGGGCTTCAGCCATCTGTGAGTCCgtgccaggggctgaggagggggccATTGGTGGATCCTTGTTCTGGACGGAGGAAAAGTCCAGTTTGGGGGCTGTGGCCAGAGAGGAGACCAGGCAGGAGTCTGAAGAAGAGGCCATATTTGGGTCCTGGTTCTGGGATAGGGATGAGGCTTGCTTTGATCTAAATCCCAATCCTGTGTACAGGGCTAGTTCCAGGTTCAGAGATTTAGCTGAAGAGGGAATTAATACAGCATCCAGGCCTCGAACCTGGGAAGAGGTCACTGTTGACTACAAACCTGGCCCTTATAGGATTGGCTTCCCATCCCCAACCTCCTTTAGAATTCCTGGAGAAGCATCCTCTGCATTCATTGAACTGTTTGAGGGAAAGCCCAATAAAGCGGAAGGGGAAGATGAGGAATCTTCCCCTCAGGCCAATCAGCTCACATTTCAGTGTGAACCCTCCTACCGGTCAGTCCGGGAAATTCGAGAGCACCTTAGGACCAGGGAAAGTGCGGAGCCTGAGAGTTGGTCTTGCAGCTGCATACAATGTGAACTTAAAATTGGTTCTGGAGAGTTTGATGAACTCCTCCTGTTAATGGAAAAGGTTCGCGATCCTTTTATTcaggaaatatataaaattgcaATGGGTACGAGAAGTGCTTCTCAGTTTACCCGAGATTTCATTCGGGATTCAGGTGTTGTCTCGCTTATTGAAACCTTGCTTGATTATCCCACCTCCCGAGTTAGGAcaaaatttttggaaaatatgatTCTCATGGCTCCACCTTATCCACATCTAAACATGATTGAGACATTCATATGTCAAGTGTGTGAGGAAACCTTTGCACAAGGCTTGGATTCCCCTGAGCAACTTCTTGGATTAAGGCTGCTTAGACACCTCACTATGACTACTGACTATCACACACTGGTTGCCAATTTTATGTCTGAGTTTCTTTCCCTGTTAGTCACAGGAGATGCAACAACGAAGTTTTATGTTCTGAAAATGCTGTTGAACATGTCTGAAAATCCTATGGTGGCAAAAACACTATTCAGTACCAAAGCTCTATCGGTATTTGTGGGTCTCTTTACCTTACAAGAGTCacatgaaaatattcaaattgttattaaaatgtttcagaaTATCAATACTATTATGAGAAATGGAACAGTAGCCTTAATTGTTGATTTCAGTCCTGTGCCGTTTATGTCTGCATTCCACGAATTTGAGAAGTTAGCTAAGGCACTACAAACCCAAATAGACAATCAAAACGATCCTGATGGAGGACAACCAAACTAA